The region CCCTGATTGCCCTGCCCGCCCCGGCCCGCGCCGGCGGCAACGAGCAGGACCGCCCGGCCTATAGCCCGCCGCCCCGCCCGGCCCCCGCGCGCACGCCGTCGCACGGCCGCACCGGCAGCCTCGATTACCAGACCATCGTCATCGGCGGCGGCACCCAGGCCGATGTCATCGTCGACATGTCGGTGCTGGACGAGCTGACCGGCGACGCCCAGCCCAGGCGTCCCGCCCGGCCGCGCCGGCCGGCGACCGCCGCCCGCCCCGCCGCCCCGCCGCCGGCCGCCGCCGTCGAGGCGCCGGCCCCGCCGATCGCCGAGGCCCCGACACCGCCCGTCGCGGCGCTCGAACCCCCGGCCTCGCCGCCGGCCCCCGTAGAGCCCCCAACCGCCGAGCCCCCGACCGCCGAGCCGCCACCGGTCGAGGCAGCGGTCCCGCCGCCGCCGCCCGCGCGCCCGGTGATCGATACCGCCACGCCGCGCACGCTGACCATGGTCGAGCTGGGCAGCCGGCTGAGCGAGCCCGCGACGGAAGTCGCTGCCGCACCGCCGCCTCCACCTCCACCACCGCCCCCTCCGCCACCGCCGCCGCCGGTTGCCCCACCGCCGCCGCCCGCCGCGCCACCGCCCCCGCCGCCGGCAAGCGAAGCCGCCCCGGATGTCGGCCGGCCGACCGAACTGGCGGCCCTGCCGCCCCCGCCGCCGCCCGCCGCCACCAGTTCGGCGCTGCCGTCGGTCGCCAAGGCGGTGACCCAGGTCGTCTTCGAGACCAGCGGCAACGCCCTGGACGAGGCGGCCAAGGCGTCGCTGGACGCGGTGATGGAACAGTTGAAGGCCCCGGGCGGCCGCCTGCTGCTGCGCGGTTTCGCCAGCGGCACCAACGACACCACCACGGGCGCCCGGCGCCTGGCGCTGCAGCGGGTGCAGGCGGTCAGGACCTATCTGATCGAAAAAGGCGTGCCCGCGAACCGCATCGATCTTCGTGCCGTCGGCATGGCGCCCGACGCGCCGATCGCCGATGGGGTCGACATCGCCATCATGCCCTGACACCCTGCGAGCTTCCGTTGGGTGTGGCGTATTGCCATCGGTAGAGGTTGAGGAAAGTGAAGCCGGACCGTTACCTGTTCCGCATGACCGTGTTCCTGCTCGCCGTGGCCGGGCTGGTCGTGTTCCTGCTCGATCCCGCCAGCCGCTTCTTCGCCACCAACGAGGCGCTGAACTCGGTCATCATCGGCGTCATGCTGCTGGGCATCGTCTATCTGCTGCGCCAGGTGCTGGAACTGCGGCCCGAGGCGCGCTGGTTCGAGCGGCTGGAACAGCAGGATCCGGGCCTGGTCGCCGCCCCGGCGCCCGACCTGCTGGGACCGGTGGCCGCCGCCCTGTCGGAGCGCCGCAGCGCCCGCTGGCAACTGGGCCCCACCGCCACCCGCGCCCTGGTCGACGGCCTGGCCGCGCGCCTGGACGAGAAGCGCGAGATCGGCCGCTACCTGGTCTCGGTGCTGATCTTCCTGGGGTTGCTCGGCACCTTCTGGGGCCTGTTGCTGACGGTCTCGTCGATCGGCGATGCCATCCGCAACCTGAGCATCGCCGGCGGCGGCGATTTCGCCGCCATGTTCACCGAATTCAAGCGCGGCCTGGAGGCGCCCCTGTCGGGCATGGGCACCTCGTTCTCCTCGTCGCTGTTCGGCCTCTCGGGCTCGCTGGTCTTAGGATTCCTCGAACTCCAGGCGTCCCAGGCCCAGGGCCGGTTTTTAGGGGAAGTCGAGGATTACCTGACCGCCAACACCAAGCTGGGCAGCACCGGCGTAGGCGTCGAAGGCGAGGGCGGCGCCGGGGTGCCGGCCTATGTCTCGGCCCTGCTCGAATCCACCGCCGAAAGCCTCGACCGCTTGCAGCGGACCATGGCGCGGGCCGAGGAAAATCGCGGCTCCGGCAACGAGGCCCTGGTGACCCTGACGGAACGCCTGGGCACGCTCGCGCATCAGATGCGGGCCGAGCAGGAACTGATGGTGCGCATCGCCGAGACCCAGATGGAGCTGAAGCCCCTGCTGCAGCGCCTGGGCCACGCGCCCAGCGCGCCGGCGCCGGTGCTGGACGATGCCAGCCGCGCCCATCTGCGCAGCCTGGATGCCGGCATCGGCCGCCTGATCGAGGGCCAGAGCGCCGGCCTCGACGAGGTCGCCGCCCAGGTCAAGATCCTGACCCGCACCATCGCCGCCATGGCCGCCGAGGAGCAGCGCTGACATGGCCTCGCGCAGCCGGCGCTTTCGCGAACGCGGCGGGGCCGAGATCTGGCCCGGTTTCGTCGACGCGCTGACCACGCTGCTGCTGGCGATCAGCTTCCTGCTGTCGGTCTTCATGATGGCGCAGTTCTTCCTGGGCCAAGCCCTGTCGGGCCGCGACGAGGCGCTGGCCCGCCTCAATCGCCAGATCGCCGACCTGACCGACCTGCTCGCCCTGGAGCGCCAGGCCAATGCCGAATTGCGCCTGTCGGTCTCCAGCCTGTCGACCGCCGTCGAAGGGGCCAACGCCGAACGCGACCAGTTGCGCGCGCAATTGAGCGAAAGCCAGGCCCAGGCCCAGGCGCTCGAAGGCCAGGCCGGGCAATTGGGCACCGAGCTGGACCGCGAACGCGCCTTGACCGCGGACGCCCAGGCCCAGGTCGACCTGCTCAACCGCCAATTGATGGAACTGCGCGAGCAACTCAAGGAAATCGCCGCCCTGCTGGACAAGTCCGAGGCCGACGACCGCGAATCCCAGGCGGTGATCGCCGACTTGGGAAGGCGCCTGAACCTGGCCCTGGCCAGCAAGGTGGAGGAGTTGGCGCGCTATCGCTCGGAATTCTTCGGCCGCCTGCGCGAGGTGCTGGGCGAGCGCGACGACATCCGCATCGTCGGCGACCGCTTCGTCTTCCAGTCGGAGGTGCTGTTCGCCTCGGGCTCGGCCGACCTGGGCCTGGGCGGCCAGGAAGCCCTGGCGCGCTTTGCCGTCACCTTGAAGGAAATCGCGGCGCAGATTCCGGCCGACCTGCCCTGGATCCTGCGCGTCGACGGCCACACCGACGCCAACCCGATCGTCTCGCCGCTCTACCCGTCGAACTGGGAATTGTCGACGGCGCGGGCCGTCGCGGTGGCGAAATTCCTGATCACCCAGGACATCCCGCCCAGCCGCCTGGCCGCAGCCGGCTTCGGCGAGTTCCAGCCGATCGACAACGGCACCGGCCCCGACGCCCTGGCCCGCAACCGCCGCATCGAACTGAAGCTCACCGAACGGTAAGCCCACCCCTTCGTCATGACCGGGCTTGTCCCGGTCATCCACGTCGGGACGGTGCACATCCGTTGAAAGTCTAGGCAGCTTGCCGACGTGGATGGCCGGGACGTCGCCCGGCCATGACGACAAAAGGTGGTGCTGAACGAGCGCCTCAGTTCTGCCAGTCGGACGCGGGGCCGTCGCTCTCGGGCTCGCTGCCTTCGACTTCGGCGGCGGCTTCCAGCACCTCGGGCGCGGTCGCTTCGTCGTAGTCGGCATCCTCGTCGTCGACGTCGCCCTTGGTGCGCTCCGCCGCCTTCTGCACCGCCTGGTCCAGTTCGATCTGGGTGCACAGGCCCAGCGTCACTGGGTCGACCGGCTTGATGTTCTGGCTGTTCCAGTGGCTGCGCTCGCGCACCGCCTTGATCGTCGGCTTGGTCGTGCCGATCAGGCGGCAGAGCTGGGCGTCCGACAGTTCGGGGTGGTTGCGCAGCAGCCAGGCGATGGCGTCCGGCCGGTCCTGGCGGCGCGACACTGGCGTATAGCGCGGGCCCTTGGAACGGGCACGCGGAATCGGGTTGGTCGAGGCGCTGACCTTCAGTTCCGCCTTGGGGTTGGCCTGGGCGCGGTCGAGTTCTTCCTGAGTCAACTGGCCCTGGGCCACCGGATCCTGGCCGACGATGCCCTGGAACACTTCGCCATCGGCAATGCCCTTCACCTCGAGCGGATGCAGACCGCAGAACTTGGCGATCTGGTCGAAGGTCAGGGAAGTGTTCTCAACCAGCCAGACGGCCGTTGCCTTGGGCATCAGGGGTAGCGACATGTCAATTCTCCACCATCGCGACCGGCCCCGGGGGCCGCCCGCCGCCATGGTCATGGCATTGAGTGATCAGGCGTATATAGACGGCCGTCACGACAACGTCAAAACTTTGAATGGTAATTGATCAAATAGTGAGCACGATCTTGCCGATGTGGCCACGGTCGTCCATGCGGACATGGGCACCGGCGGCATCGGCCAGCGGATAGGTCCGGTCGATCAGCGGCTTGACCTTGCCCTGGGCCAGCAGCGGCCAGACCGTGGCCTCCAGCGCCGCGGCGATGGCGCCTTTCTCGGCAACCGAACGGATGCGCAGGGTCGAACCGGTCAGGGTCAGGCGCTTGAGCATCAGCGGCAGCAGGTTGACCTCGACCTGGGCGCCGTTCTGGAAGGCGATGTAGACGAGGCGGCCTTCGGTCGCCATGGCGCTGATGTTGCGCTGGACGTAATCGCCGCCGACCATGTCGAGCACCACGTCGACGCCGCGCTTGGCCGTTTCCGCCCGGATCACCTCGACGAAATCCTGGGTCTGATAATCGATGACATGGGCGGCCCCCAGGGCCTCCAGGGGGGCCACCTTGTCGGCCCCGCCCACGGTGGTGAAAACCGTGGCGCCCAGGGCGGACGCCAGTTGGATTGCTGTGGTGCCGATGCCGCTGGCGCCGCCGTGGACCAGGAAACGCTCGCCCGGCTTCAGGCCGCCGCGCTCGAAGACATTGGTCCAGACGGTGAAGAAGGTCTCGGGGATCGCCGCCGCCTCCACCATCGACAGGCCGGCCGGCACGGGCAGGCACTGCGGCCCCGGCGCCACGGCATATTCGGCATAGCCGCCACCGCCCAGCAGGGCCATGACCCGGTCGCCGAGCTGCCAGCGGGCGACCCCCTCGCCCAGGGCGACGATGGTGCCGGCCGCTTCCAGGCCCGGGGTTTCGGGCGCACCCGGCGGCGGCGGATAGAGGCCCAGGCGCTGCATCACGTCGGGCCGGTTGACGCCTGCCGCCGCCAGCTTGATCAGAACCTCGCCAGGGCCCGGCCGGGGCACCGGCAGGGTCACCGGGCGCAAGACCTCGGGCCCGCCGGGCTGGGTCACGGCGATGGCGGTCATGGTATCGGGGTTCATCTTCGCGGCTCCGATCGGCTATGCTCTGCCGGTCTAGGCGAGGATGGAGCAAGAGGCAATCATGGCGTTCGACCCCGACGACCGGCCACGCCCCAAGGTGCTGATCACCATCGAGCAGATCGCCCTCGATCCCCTGTCGATCGAGGATCTGGCAGCCCGCATCGCCGCCTGCCGGGACGAGATTACGCGGTGCGAAGCGGCGATCGAAAAGAAGCGGGCAACCCGCGACGCCGCGGCGGCCTTCTTCAAGACCTGAGAAAAAGCTTGGAAACTGAGCGTTTCCCCGATGTGGCGGGTTGACGCAGTCGGAAAGCTTGCGGCAAGATCCCTCCCGCAAGTCTTACAGGGACGGGCTTTACAATAGAACGGGCTGCCCATCGGGCAGCCCGTCGCTATTTGGGGCCAGGCGCTAAGGTTACGCGGCCGCCTGATGCTCGATCTGCGGCGCCGCCGGGTTGGCGCGGGTCTCGATGGTGATCTGGCGGGGCTTCTTGGCCTCGGGCACCTCGCGCACCAGATCGACGTGGAGCAGGCCGTTCTCGAACGAGGCATTCACGACCTTGATCGTGTCGGCCAGTTCGAAGCGGCGCTCGAAGGCGCGGGCGGCGATGCCGCGATGCAGATACTGGGTCTCGGCCTTGTCCTCGCGGCCCTTGGCGGTGATGTAGAGGACGTTTTCCTTCACCGTCACTTCGAGCTGTTCGGGCGCGAAGCCGGCCACCGCCATGGTGATGCGGTAGCGGTCGTCACCGGACTTTTCGATATTGTAGGGCGGGTAGGAAAACGCCGCCTCGTCGACGCGGGCGGCCGCATCGAGCAGGCGGGAGACACGGTCGAAACCGATGGTCGAACGCATCAGGGGCGAGAAATCAAAGGCAGTGCGCATCGCAATTCTCCATTGAGCAAAGGCGATTGGGGACATGCGGCGGATCCCCCGCATGGGCCGATCCGGCGGCCGGACCCCGTAACGGGCGCCCGACGCCTATGAGGTAGGATCGGCGGCACGGGGTTCAAGAGGCCATTGTGTGATGGCGGGCACGGCATAAAATTCGCCCTGGCCGTACCCTGCGCTCCATCAGGCAGTCCGGAGTCCCGTCATGATCACGATCCCGCAGCCCGCCATGGTCCTCAACGCCGAGGATGTCCCGGGCCCCGACTACAAGATGTGGAACAGCCGCAAGGTAAAGGAAGCCGAAGACCCCAAATGGGTCATGATCAATGTCGCCTCGATCGCCAAGGCCGCGACCGGCGGCAAGCTGAAGGCGCTGGTCATCAACTGCCACGGCTATTACGCCGTGCTCAAGGAACACAAATACTGGTTCGACGAGAAGGGCGGCGGTTTTGGCTTGGGGATCGGCACCGGCATCACCCGCGCCAATGTCGACCTGGTGATGGGCGAGATCAAAGGCCTGGTCGACGATATCTGGCTGGTCGCCTGCGGCGCTGCCCAGATCTCCCAGGCGGGGGGTGCCGGCGACGGCAACCTGTTCTGCGGGTCGATGGCCAAGGCGACAGGCGCCAATGTCTATGCCTCGACCGCGAAGCAGTCGACCGGCCTGTGGCCGACCATCCCCTACGGCAAGATCGATGGCTATGAGGGTGACGTCTACAAGTACAAGCCCGACGGCTCGAACGAACTCACCAACTACTGAACGGAGGAGGCGTCATGATCACAATCCCGCAGCCGGCCATGGTCCTCAATGCCGAGAACGTGCCCGGCCCCGACTACAAGATGTGGAATACCCGCAAGGTTACCAAGGACACCGATCCCAAGTGGCTGATGATCAACGTCGCCTCGGTCGCCCGCTCGGCCACCAACGGCAAGCTGCTGGCCCTGGTGATCAACTGCCACGGCAAGGCCAAGGGCGACAACGGCGGCTATGGCCTGTCGCTGGGCACCGGCATCAAGCGCGGCAATGTCGAGCCCCTGTTCTCGACCCTCAAAGGCCTGGTCGACGATATCTGGCTGGTTGCCTGCCAGGCGGCCCGGATCAGCGAGCCGGGCGGCGACGGCGACGGCAACCTGTTCTGCGGCGCCATGGCCAAGGCCGCGGGCGCCAATGTCTATGCCTCGACCGCCGATCAGACCACGGGCCTGTGGCCCTACATCCCCTTCGGCAAGATCGACGGCTATGAGGGCAAGGTCTACAAGTACAAGTCCGACGGTTCGTGCGAGCTGACGAACTACTGAGGACAGACGAAAAAGGGCGGCCCCAGGGCCGCCCTTTTCATGGTCCGCGCCGTTGCCGGCACAGGGTTACTTGATGCCGAACTTGGCGAAGCGCTTGTTGAAGCGGGCGACCTGGCCGCCGGTGTCGATGATGCGCTGGCTGCCGCCGGTCCAGGCCGGGTGCGAGCTCTTGTCGATGTCGAGCTTCAGGACGTCGCCTTCCTTGCCGTAGGTCGAGCGCGTCTTGAACACCGTGCCATCGGTCATTTCGACCGTGATGACATGGTAGTTCGGGTGAATACCTTCCTTCATCGCCTGTGCTCCTGGACCACGGAATCTGCCGCCGGTCACGAATATCGGGTCGACTGATCGTCGAGAAGCCGCGTTCCTAACGGAAATGCCCGCGGAAAGCAAGCGGCGAGGCTGCGTCCCGGCCCGATCAAGCCGCCACGATTGGTTGAGAGCCCGCACCTCCTCCCCTCCGCCCGCTTGGCAGGCGAGGGGTCGGGGGAGGTGGGTCGGGCGGCCGCGAGATGCCGGTATTTTGCCCCGACGACCTCCTCACCCAACCCTCTCCTCCCACGGAGGAGAGGGCTTTGCACCGCACTTCGGCCGTGGCCGAAGCGTTTCAGATATCCGCGCCATTGGTCCTGATGGATGTTGGCCCGGCATTTAACACCGGGTTCCATATGCCATGCCCTTCGATTTCCCGCTGATCGCCACGATCGCCGCCGTCTTCCTGCTGGCCGGATTCGTCAAGGGCGTGATCGGCCTGGGCCTGCCGACCATTTCGGTCGGCCTGCTCAGCCTGGTCATGGCGCCGGCCCAGGCGGCGGCCCTGCTGATCGTGCCCTCGGTGATCACCAACCTGCAGCAGATGCGGCCGACGGCGACCCTGCTGCCGCTGGCCCGCCGCCTCTGGTCGATGATGCTGGGGGTGATCCTGGGCACCCTGGCCGCGGGCGGCCTGATCGCCGGGGCCAACGCCGCCGGGGCCGCGGCGGCGCTGGGCGCGGCCCTGGTTCTCTATGCCGCCATCGGCCTGATCCAGGTGCGCTTTCAGGTCGCCCCCCGGCACGAAGCCTGGGCGGCGCCGGTGGTCGGCGGCCTAACCGGCATGGTGACGGCGGCGACCGGCGTGTTCGTCCTCCCCGCCGTGCCCTATCTCCAGGCGATCGGGCTCGAAAAGGACGCGCTGGTCCAGGCGCTGGGCCTGTCCTTCCTGGTCTCGACCCTGGCGCTGGCCCTGACCCTGAGCGGCGCCGGCGTCTTCACCTGGGCTTCGGTGCTGACCCT is a window of Oleomonas cavernae DNA encoding:
- a CDS encoding OmpA family protein is translated as MKSAAGTRHGVGAAWSGVSMAALLAAFGAALIALPAPARAGGNEQDRPAYSPPPRPAPARTPSHGRTGSLDYQTIVIGGGTQADVIVDMSVLDELTGDAQPRRPARPRRPATAARPAAPPPAAAVEAPAPPIAEAPTPPVAALEPPASPPAPVEPPTAEPPTAEPPPVEAAVPPPPPARPVIDTATPRTLTMVELGSRLSEPATEVAAAPPPPPPPPPPPPPPPPVAPPPPPAAPPPPPPASEAAPDVGRPTELAALPPPPPPAATSSALPSVAKAVTQVVFETSGNALDEAAKASLDAVMEQLKAPGGRLLLRGFASGTNDTTTGARRLALQRVQAVRTYLIEKGVPANRIDLRAVGMAPDAPIADGVDIAIMP
- a CDS encoding flagellar motor protein MotA, with translation MKPDRYLFRMTVFLLAVAGLVVFLLDPASRFFATNEALNSVIIGVMLLGIVYLLRQVLELRPEARWFERLEQQDPGLVAAPAPDLLGPVAAALSERRSARWQLGPTATRALVDGLAARLDEKREIGRYLVSVLIFLGLLGTFWGLLLTVSSIGDAIRNLSIAGGGDFAAMFTEFKRGLEAPLSGMGTSFSSSLFGLSGSLVLGFLELQASQAQGRFLGEVEDYLTANTKLGSTGVGVEGEGGAGVPAYVSALLESTAESLDRLQRTMARAEENRGSGNEALVTLTERLGTLAHQMRAEQELMVRIAETQMELKPLLQRLGHAPSAPAPVLDDASRAHLRSLDAGIGRLIEGQSAGLDEVAAQVKILTRTIAAMAAEEQR
- a CDS encoding peptidoglycan -binding protein; the protein is MASRSRRFRERGGAEIWPGFVDALTTLLLAISFLLSVFMMAQFFLGQALSGRDEALARLNRQIADLTDLLALERQANAELRLSVSSLSTAVEGANAERDQLRAQLSESQAQAQALEGQAGQLGTELDRERALTADAQAQVDLLNRQLMELREQLKEIAALLDKSEADDRESQAVIADLGRRLNLALASKVEELARYRSEFFGRLREVLGERDDIRIVGDRFVFQSEVLFASGSADLGLGGQEALARFAVTLKEIAAQIPADLPWILRVDGHTDANPIVSPLYPSNWELSTARAVAVAKFLITQDIPPSRLAAAGFGEFQPIDNGTGPDALARNRRIELKLTER
- a CDS encoding DUF1013 domain-containing protein; its protein translation is MSLPLMPKATAVWLVENTSLTFDQIAKFCGLHPLEVKGIADGEVFQGIVGQDPVAQGQLTQEELDRAQANPKAELKVSASTNPIPRARSKGPRYTPVSRRQDRPDAIAWLLRNHPELSDAQLCRLIGTTKPTIKAVRERSHWNSQNIKPVDPVTLGLCTQIELDQAVQKAAERTKGDVDDEDADYDEATAPEVLEAAAEVEGSEPESDGPASDWQN
- a CDS encoding NAD(P)H-quinone oxidoreductase: MNPDTMTAIAVTQPGGPEVLRPVTLPVPRPGPGEVLIKLAAAGVNRPDVMQRLGLYPPPPGAPETPGLEAAGTIVALGEGVARWQLGDRVMALLGGGGYAEYAVAPGPQCLPVPAGLSMVEAAAIPETFFTVWTNVFERGGLKPGERFLVHGGASGIGTTAIQLASALGATVFTTVGGADKVAPLEALGAAHVIDYQTQDFVEVIRAETAKRGVDVVLDMVGGDYVQRNISAMATEGRLVYIAFQNGAQVEVNLLPLMLKRLTLTGSTLRIRSVAEKGAIAAALEATVWPLLAQGKVKPLIDRTYPLADAAGAHVRMDDRGHIGKIVLTI
- a CDS encoding DUF1192 domain-containing protein; the encoded protein is MAFDPDDRPRPKVLITIEQIALDPLSIEDLAARIAACRDEITRCEAAIEKKRATRDAAAAFFKT
- a CDS encoding Hsp20 family protein, with protein sequence MRTAFDFSPLMRSTIGFDRVSRLLDAAARVDEAAFSYPPYNIEKSGDDRYRITMAVAGFAPEQLEVTVKENVLYITAKGREDKAETQYLHRGIAARAFERRFELADTIKVVNASFENGLLHVDLVREVPEAKKPRQITIETRANPAAPQIEHQAAA
- the rpmE gene encoding 50S ribosomal protein L31, encoding MKEGIHPNYHVITVEMTDGTVFKTRSTYGKEGDVLKLDIDKSSHPAWTGGSQRIIDTGGQVARFNKRFAKFGIK
- a CDS encoding sulfite exporter TauE/SafE family protein, which gives rise to MPFDFPLIATIAAVFLLAGFVKGVIGLGLPTISVGLLSLVMAPAQAAALLIVPSVITNLQQMRPTATLLPLARRLWSMMLGVILGTLAAGGLIAGANAAGAAAALGAALVLYAAIGLIQVRFQVAPRHEAWAAPVVGGLTGMVTAATGVFVLPAVPYLQAIGLEKDALVQALGLSFLVSTLALALTLSGAGVFTWASVLTLVPALAGQVVGQWLRTRIDAVTFRRWFFAGLLALGAFLALRWLLA